One Aquila chrysaetos chrysaetos chromosome 22, bAquChr1.4, whole genome shotgun sequence genomic window carries:
- the PCDH1 gene encoding protocadherin-1 isoform X2 yields MQTPLDQRAKGRHGAQRRPHPTPLRRRMKPLASCLGLWLLFQLPALVSGTRVVYKVQEEQPPNTLIGSLASDYGFPDVGHLYKLEVGAPYLRVDGKTGDIYTTETSIDRESLRECQHLLPGQPCFLEFEVSITDLILSSSPRLLEGQIEVLDINDNTPNFASPVLTLSIPENTNIGTLFPIPLAMDRDSGPNGVASYELTAGPEAQELFGLQVAEDQDEKQPQLIVMGNLDREQWDSYDLTIKVQDGGNPPRASSALLRITILDMNDNAPKFEKALYEAELSENSPVGHSVLQVKANDSDQGANAEIDYSFHQASDMVRRLLRLDRTTGLITVQGPIDREDVNILKFSVMAKDKGANPKSARAQVVVTIKDMNDNAPSIEIRGIGLVTHQDGMANISEDVPVETAVALVQVSDRDEGENAVVTCVVAGDVPFQLRQASETGSDTKKKYFLQTTTPLDYESVKEYTIEIVAVDSGNPPLSSTNSLKVQVVDVNDNAPVFSQSFTEVAFPENNEPDDLVMEVSASDADSGSNAKLVYSLVTDPSSKGSFTIDPDSGEIRVKAVLDREQRERYEFLVVAADKGSPSLKGTASVAINVMDRNDNDPKFMLSGYNFSVMENMPPLSPVGMVTVIDADKGENARIQLSVEQDNGDFVIQNGTGTILSSISFDREQQSTYTFRLKAVDGGDPPRSAYVGVTINVLDENDNAPFITSPSNATYKHILPHTSPGQQVSKVKAEDIDSGVNAELTYSITGGNPFELFQISPHSGDITLEKEILRKHHGLHRLVVRVNDKGKPSRHGTALVHFYVNETLANRTLLDTLVGHSLDTPLDIDIAGDPEYERSKQRSNILFGVIAGIVAVTLVIVLVVLVRYCRQREAKSGYQAGKKETKDLYAPKQASKSGKSKSKVKKSKSPKPPKPTEDEEETGLQKSLKFNLMNDSVSDSPRIHLPLNYPPGSPDLGRHYRSNSPLPSIQLQPQSPSASKKHQVVQDLPATNTFVGTGDNNSTGSEQYSDYSYRTNPQKYTNKQLPHRRVTFSAASQAQDLQDPSQHSYYDSGLEESETPSSKSSSGPRIGPLALPEDHYERTTPDGSIGEMEHPENESPERSRL; encoded by the exons CTCCCCTGCGGCGCAGGATGAAACCACTGGCATCCTGCCTGGGCCTGTGGCTCCTcttccagctccctgccctAGTCTCTGGGACGCGTGTGGTCTACAAAGTGCAGGAGGAACAACCCCCCAACACCCTCATAGGGAGCCTGGCCTCCGACTACGGCTTCCCAGACGTGGGGCACCTCTACAAGCTGGAAGTGGGGGCCCCGTACCTACGTGTGGATGGCAAGACTGGGGACATCTACACCACAGAGACCTCCATCGACCGGGAGAGCTTGCGTGAGTGCCAGCACCTCCTGCCTGGACAGCCCTGCTTCCTGGAGTTCGAAGTGTCCATCACTGACCTGATCTTGAGCAGCAGCCCACGCCTGCTCGAGGGGCAGATAGAAGTGCTTGATATCAATGACAACACCCCCAACTTCGCCTCGCCCGTTCTCACCCTCTCCATCCCTGAAAACACCAACATCGGGACgctcttccccatccccctggcCATGGACCGGGACTCGGGCCCCAATGGCGTTGCCTCCTATGAGCTGACGGCTGGTCCGGAGGCGCAGGAGCTCTTCGGGCTGCAGGTGGCGGAGGATCAGGATGAGAAGCAGCCGCAGCTGATCGTCATGGGGAACCTGGACCGGGAGCAGTGGGACTCCTACGATCTGACCATTAAGGTGCAGGACGGAGGCAACCCGCCACGGGCGAGCAGCGCCCTGCTTCGCATCACCATCCTGGACATGAATGACAACGCGCCCAAGTTCGAGAAGGCCCTGTATGAGGCGGAGCTCTCCGAAAACAGCCCTGTGGGGCACTCTGTCCTCCAG GTGAAGGCCAACGACTCGGACCAGGGCGCCAACGCCGAAATTGACTACTCCTTCCACCAAGCCTCAGACATGGTGCGCCGGCTGCTGCGCCTGGACCGCACCACGGGGCTCATCACCGTGCAGGGACCCATCGACCGCGAGGACGTCAACATCCTCAAGTTCTCCGTCATGGCCAAGGACAAGGGGGCCAACCCAAAGAGTGCCCGCGCCCAGGTGGTGGTCACCATCAAGGACATGAACGACAATGCGCCCTCCATAGAAATCCGAGGCATTGGGCTCGTCACCCACCAGGATGGCATGGCAAACATCTCGGAGGATGTGCCAGTAGAGACAGCAGTGGCTCTGGTGCAGGTGTCCGACCGAGATGAGGGTGAAAACGCCGTGGTGACCTGCGTGGTGGCTGGTGATGTCCCGTTCCAGCTGCGGCAGGCTAGTGAAACAGGGAGTGACACCAAGAAGAAATACTTCCTACAGACCACCACGCCACTGGACTACGAGTCGGTGAAGGAGTACACTATTGAGATTGTGGCGGTGGACTCGGGGAACCCGCCCCTCTCCAGCACCAACTCTTTGAAGGTGCAAGTAGTGGACGTGAATGACAATGCGCCTGTCTTCAGCCAGAGCTTCACCGAGGTGGCCTTCCCTGAGAACAATGAGCCCGACGATCTGGTGATGGAGGTGAGTGCCAGCGATGCTGACAGTGGCTCCAATGCCAAGCTGGTTTACTCCCTGGTGACAGACCCCTCCTCCAAGGGCTCCTTCACCATTGACCCCGACTCCGGGGAGATCCGGGTGAAGGCAGTGCTGGACCGAGAGCAGCGGGAACGCTACGAGTTCTTGGTGGTGGCGGCAGAcaagggcagccccagcctcaaGGGCACAGCGTCTGTGGCCATCAACGTCATGGACAGGAATGACAACGACCCCAAGTTCATGCTGAGCGGCTACAACTTCTCAGTGATGGAGAACATGCCGCCCCTCAGCCCTGTGGGCATGGTGACGGTGATCGATGCTGACAAAGGAGAAAACGCCCGCATCCAGCTGTCGGTGGAGCAAGACAATGGGGATTTTGTCATCCAGAATGGCACCGGCACCATCCTCTCCAGCATCTCTTTTGACCGGGAGCAGCAGAGCACGTACACTTTCCGACTCAAGGCAGTGGACGGTGGGGATCCTCCCAGGTCTGCCTACGTGGGGGTGACCATCAATGTCTTGGATGAGAATGATAATGCCCCCTTCATCACTTCACCCTCCAATGCCACCTACAAACACATCCTGCCCCACACCAGCCCTGGCCAGCAGGTGAGCAAGGTCAAGGCGGAGGACATTGACTCTGGTGTCAACGCAGAGCTGACCTACAGCATCACAGGAGGCAACCCCTTCGAGCTCTTCCAGATCTCCCCGCACAGTGGAGACATCACCCTGGAGAAGGAGATCCTCCGCAAGCACCATGGCCTGCACCGCTTGGTAGTGCGTGTCAATGACAAGGGCAAGCCCtcgcggcacggcacggccctGGTGCACTTCTACGTCAACGAGACGCTAGCCAACCGCACGCTGCTGGACACGCTGGTGGGGCACAGCCTGGATACACCGCTCGACATAGACATCGCCGGGGACCCTGAATACGAGCGCAGCAAGCAGCGAAGCAACATCCTCTTTGGAGTCATTGCTGGCATCGTGGCCGTCACCCTGGTCATCGTGCTGGTTGTCCTGGTGCGCTACTGCCGGCAGCGGGAGGCCAAGAGTGGCTACCAGGCAGGCAAGAAGGAGACCAAGGACCTGTATGCACCCAAGCAGGCCAGCAAGAGTGGTAAGAGCAAGAGCAAGGTGAAGAAGAGCAAGTCTCCGAAGCCGCCCAAGCCCAcggaggatgaggaggagacGGGGCTGCAGAAATCGCTCAAGTTCAACCTCATGAATGACTCTGTCAGCGACAGCCCCCGAATCCACCTGCCTCTCAACTACCCACCAGGCAGCCCAGACCTGGGTCGCCATTACCGCTCCAACTCGCCGCTGCCCTCCATCCAGCTGCAGCCTCAGTCGCCTTCTGCCTCCAAGAAGCACCAAGTGGTGCAGGACCTGCCGGCCACCAACACCTTTGTTGGCACCGGGGACAACAACTCGACGGGCTCCGAGCAGTACTCGGACTACAGCTACCGCACCAATCCCCAGAAATACACCAACAAGCAG tTACCTCATCGCCGAGTGACGTTctctgcagccagccaggctCAGGACCTGCAGGATCCCTCCCAGCACAGCTACTACGACAGCGGGCTGGAGGAATCAGAGACCCCAAGCAGCAAGTCATCGTCGGGGCCCCGCATTGGGCCACTAGCCCTGCCTGAAGATCACTATGAACGCACCACGCCCGATGGCAGCATCGGGGAGATGGAGCACCCTGAGAACG